A DNA window from Vanessa cardui chromosome 16, ilVanCard2.1, whole genome shotgun sequence contains the following coding sequences:
- the LOC124536117 gene encoding LOW QUALITY PROTEIN: breast cancer anti-estrogen resistance protein 1 (The sequence of the model RefSeq protein was modified relative to this genomic sequence to represent the inferred CDS: deleted 1 base in 1 codon): MSIPLGRETVLPTQCMARALYDNIAESPDELAFRRGDLLTVLEQNTGGSEGWWLCSLRGRQGICPGNRLRIVAGVFDASSALQRRRTRTPAPVAHQPLPAQQSPAFTKIEECSHYDVPRAPLPVQRIIGTYDCPRPAADWYDAPRAPRPASADSACSGTGSLTSATSSASANSGSSAHSAASASSTYDVPRSRALPLPCDAALEALERLQEEASAAVSRLLSYVSPGWRRRGALRPRVLDVRVAGARLRAALHDLAVFADATLANAHDAQDKGIAVKLRPLVKALKDAERITHEATSALDAGDWAPDRLERDREPTDGTQDALDQLVACARSLTEDVRRAASFIHGNASLLFRRSPAVPEHEWTEEYDYVRLESRTAVGRRNAEIRAALPDKLRASFDALVRDADHAGEVSAVAAATRLPPDDRQLAAFYAAQTATYGAHLSTAVEAFLRTIEMGQPPDVFLAHGKFVVLSAHRIVHVGDTVHRSAQHAGLKAKILRCSDALSDALAATVAKTKAAALQFPCASAVADMADAARTLATRAQELRRALVRAAEPPQDCTPATTVPPSPAPRPSPPSPPSRRTTRFPYCKMYLSRIASRPVI, encoded by the exons tGCATGGCGCGAGCACTCTACGACAACATAGCGGAGTCACCGGACGAGCTGGCATTTCGGAGAGGGGACTTGCTTACCGTGCTGGAGCAGAACACTGGTGGCAGCGAGGGCTGGTGGCTCTGCTCGCTGAGAGGACGACAG ggAATATGTCCTGGAAACAGACTGCGGATTGTGGCCGGAGTGTTCGATGCAAGCTCCGCTTTGCAGAGACGACGCACGCGTACGCCAGCACCAGTTGCTCATCAGCCTTTGCCGGCGCAGCAGTCACCCGCTTTCACAAAA atcgAAGAATGTTCACATTACGACGTACCAAGGGCGCCATTGCCGGTTCAACGCATCATTGGCACATACGATTGTCCGAGGCCGGCCGCGGACTGGTACGATGCTCCGAGAGCTCCGCGACCCGCCAGCGCAGACTCGGCTTGCAGCGGTACCGGTTCCCTCACATCGGCGACGTCGAGTGCTTCTGCGAATTCTGGCAGTTCAGCGCACTCGGCTGCATCCGCATCTAGTACATATGATGTGCCGCGATCTCGCGCTTTACCTTTACCATGTGATGCGGCGTTGGAAGCCCTTGAACGATTACAA GAAGAAGCATCAGCGGCGGTTTCGCGATTGCTTTCCTACGTATCGCCGGGCTGGCGGCGACGCGGTGCGTTACGGCCGCGCGTTCTCGACGTGCGCGTAGCGGGCGCACGTTTACGAGCCGCCTTGCATGATCTCGCAGTATTCGCCGACGCTACGCTGGCCAACGCTCATGATGCCCAAGATAAAG GTATCGCAGTGAAGTTAAGGCCGCTAGTAAAGGCTCTCAAAGACGCTGAGCGCATTACACACGAAGCAACCAGTGCCCTGGACGCGGGTGACTGGGCGCCGGACCGGTTAGAACGCGACCGTGAGCCGACGGACGGTACGCAGGACGCCCTGGATCAGCTCGTAGCTTGTGCGCGATCTTTGACTGAGGACGTAAGGAGAGCAGCATCTTTCATACACGGAAATGCGTCACTATTGTTCAG GCGGTCACCTGCGGTCCCCGAGCACGAATGGACGGAAGAGTACGATTACGTTCGACTGGAGTCCAGAACTGCAGTCGGTAGGCGAAATGCAGAAATTCGTGCTGCTTTACCGGATAAGCTCAGAGCATCTTTTGATGCTCTTGTACGAGACGCTGACCACGCTGGCGag GTAAGCGCAGTGGCTGCTGCCACGAGATTACCGCCAGACGACAGACAACTAGCGGCATTCTACGCTGCACAAACGGCCACATACGGCGCCCACCTCTCAACAGCCGTGGAAGCTTTCCTCCGAACCATAGAAATGGGACAACCTCCCGACGTCTTTCTCGCTCACGGCAAATTCGTCGTCTTGAGCGCTCACAGAATCGTCCACGTCGGGGACACTGTTCacag GAGCGCACAACACGCCGGCTTAAAAGCGAAAATATTACGCTGCTCCGATGCCCTCTCGGACGCCTTAGCCGCGACCGTCGCCAAGACGAAGGCGGCGGCGCTGCAGTTTCCGTGCGCGAGCGCCGTGGCGGACATGGCCGACGCGGCGCGCACGCTGGCGACGCGCGCGCAGGAGCTGCGGCGGGCGCTGGTGCGCGCGGCCGAGCCGCCGCAGGACTGCACGCCGGCCACCACGGTGCCGCCCTCC CCGGCGCCACGCCCCTCACCCCCCTCACCCCCCTCGCGCCGCACAACTCGCTTCCCGTACTGTAAGATGTACCTATCTAGGATCGCTTCTCGACCTGTGATTTGA
- the LOC124536154 gene encoding uncharacterized protein LOC124536154, protein MDDQKIQNDTTSSAYIVPFRSPAFSKEEVRVLVNLVAKYKHIILNKCTNSTTNHAKEAAWVKITKEINKQGFKYSRSVDSLKTKWENLKKEARKTSKNLINLNRTENDVLCQIVSMISDSEKNTNEIPQDWLEEINDLHEGDENNSSKLWDDSNDKQSDESSDGAEDDKLMLNRSLNFAPQECSLLLKCIKDEKKSIFCKESSGRAYKMKNNAWARITYTFNKQSPQKRTTKVLRTKFNNMKRMAKKVRYKDFNIKNQIEKLLDDRNEDIKTEPHFEYKNDLDSDNEDENENDDEDSHDIHGISNDHCEEMSDPLGTVLKGDSGIDSISHFGSGTQFENKEVVKLKLELLKYQLETAKLERQRVVEMAEAEAGERQARAIETSLRLRAARLALVAAEQQLPPAHPALHYGEREARAQQYMRFPHT, encoded by the exons ATGGACgatcaaaaaatacaaaatgatacTACTTCATCAGCATACATCGTTCC tttTAGAAGTCCTGCGTTTAGTAAAGAAGAAGTAAGAGTTTTGGTTAATTTAGTagcaaaatataaacacataatattaaacaaGTGCACAAACTCTACAACCAATCATGCCAAGGAGGCTGCTTGGGTAAAGATaactaaagaaataaacaaacagGGTTTCAAATATTCAAGAAGTGTGGATAGCTTAAAAACAAAATGGGAAAATCTCAAGAAGGAAGCTAGAAAAacttcaaaaaatttaattaatctaaacAGGACTGAAAATGATGTTCTTTGCCAAATAGTATCTATGATCAGTGActcagaaaaaaatacaaatgaaatacCTCAGGATTGGCTAGAAGAAATAAatg ATTTACATGAAGGTGATGAAAATAACTCTTCAAAGCTCTGGGATGACAGTAATGACAAACAATCAGATGAATCAAGTG ATGGAGCTGAAGATGATAAGTTAAT GTTGAATAGATCACTAAACTTTGCCCCACAAGAATGTAGTCTgttgttaaaatgtataaaagatGAAAAGAAAAGTATCTTCTGCAAAGAAAGCTCAGGTAGAGCTTATAAGATGAAAAATAATGCATGGGCCAGG ataacgtatacatttaataaacagaGCCCACAGAAGAGAACGACAAAAGTATTGCGAACTAAGTTTAACAACATGAAGCGGATGGCTAAAAAAGTTCGATATAaagactttaatattaaaaatcaaatcgaAAAGCTATTAGACGACAGAAATGAG GATATAAAGACTGAGCCAcattttgaatacaaaaacgaTCTAGACTCAGATAATGaagatgaaaatgaaaatgatgaCGAGGATTCCCACGACATACACGGCATTTCAAATGACCATTGTGAAGAAATGTCAGATCCACTCGGTACGGTACTTAAAGGAGACTCGGGAatag ATTCAATAAGTCATTTCGGTTCCGGCACACAATTTGAGAACAAGGAAGTGGTTAAATTAAAACTAGAACTCCTGAAATACCAACTAGAAACTGCCAAA CTAGAGAGGCAGAGGGTGGTGGAGATGGCGGAGGCGGAGGCGGGCGAGAGGCAGGCGCGCGCCATCGAGACGTCGCTGCGCCTGCGCGCCGCGCGCCTCGCGCTCGTGGCGGCCGAGCAGCAGCTGCCGCCCGCGCACCCCGCGCTGCACTACGGCGAGCGAGAGGCGCGCGCGCAGCAGTACATGCGCTTCCCGCACACTTGA
- the LOC124536156 gene encoding N-alpha-acetyltransferase 10 yields MNIRCARPSDLMNMQHCNLLCLPENYQMKYYFYHGLSWPQLSYVAEDEKGHIVGYVLAKMEEDGEDNRHGHITSLAVKRSHRRLGLAQKLMNQASLAMVECFQAKYVSLHVRKSNRAALNLYTNSLGFKILEIEPKYYADGEDAYSMMRDLSAFAADNKSDSQSTENLEIKSESAIVSQC; encoded by the exons ATGAATATTCGGTGTGCTCGTCCTAGTGACCTTATGAACATGCAGCACTGTAATCTACTGTGCTTACCAGAGAACTACCagatgaaatattatttctatcatGGTTTGTCATGGCCTCAGCTCAGCTATGTAGCAGAAGATGAAAAGGGTCATATTGTTG gTTACGTTCTTGCAAAAATGGAGGAGGATGGTGAAGACAATCGCCATGGTCACATAACTTCTCTTGCTGTTAAAAGATCACATCGACGACTTGGTCTTGCACAAAAACTTATGAATCAGGCATCACTTGCGATGGTCGAATGTTTTCag gcAAAATATGTATCACTACATGTAAGAAAGAGCAATCGAGCTGCACTGAATCTGTACACCAACTCCCttggttttaaaattttagaaattgaACCAAAATATTATGCAGATGGTGAGGATGCATACTCTATGATGAGAGATTTAAGTGCATTTGCAGCTGACAATAAGTCAGACAGTCAATCAACTGAAAATTTAGAAATCAAGTCAGAATCAGCCATTGTGTCACAgtgttaa
- the LOC124536155 gene encoding uncharacterized protein LOC124536155 — translation MASFRERQNNLFQHLKDAEEQCSFSKTNNLVPSENYGAFDRHAYKKLRREVKQFRGKAISIYKRPEASIQDCLQAKTTPDYIKNPGKWKYYSLSDVTPDQMSDKTNIQTALAFIREMEESAQKVQEDNMVIDETGAVFKKPSFNISKTIKQPQLEQPQPVLQSNKVIMPEYVVGVSAKKNNANRINKRMKKNVEEKQVELKLNHLYEDDDDDETT, via the coding sequence ATGGCTTCTTTTCGTGaaagacaaaataatttgttccaacatttaaaagatGCTGAGGAACAATGTAGTTTTTCGAAGACAAATAATCTCGTACCTTCGGAAAACTATGGCGCATTTGACAGACATGCTTATAAAAAACTCAGACGTGAAGTAAAACAATTTCGTGGTAAAGCAATTAGTATATACAAAAGACCTGAAGCAAGTATACAAGATTGCTTGCAAGCAAAAACCACACCagattacataaaaaatccAGGAAAATGGAAGTATTACTCGCTTTCAGATGTTACGCCAGACCAAATGTctgataaaacaaatatacagaCTGCACTAGCATTTATACGCGAAATGGAGGAATCGGCTCAAAAAGTTCAAGAAGACAATATGGTTATCGACGAAACGGGTGCTGTTTTCAAAAAACCAAGCTTcaatatatcaaaaacaattaaacaaccACAATTAGAACAACCACAACCTGTTTTGCAAAGTAACAAAGTTATTATGCCAGAGTATGTAGTAGGAGTGTCTGCGAAAAAGAATAATGCTAATAGAATCAAtaaaagaatgaaaaaaaatgtagaagAAAAACAGGTTGAATTGAAACTCAATCACCTGTATGaagatgatgacgatgatgaaacTACTTAA